In Mycolicibacterium mucogenicum DSM 44124, the following are encoded in one genomic region:
- the rfbA gene encoding glucose-1-phosphate thymidylyltransferase RfbA, whose protein sequence is MKGIILAGGAGTRLHPVTAGVSKQLIPVYDKPMIYYPLSTLMLAGITDILVITTPLDAPSFERLLGDGSQYGVSISYAQQPSPDGLAQAFTIGADFLGGDSVALVLGDNLLYGPGLGTQLQRFNNVDGGAIFGYWVAEPSAYGVIEFDDAGHAVSLEEKPAVPKSNYAVPGLYFYSNDVVSIARELKPSARGEYEITDINRTYLAQNRLRVQVLPRGTAWLDTGTFDQMTDAAEFVRTIERRTGLKIGVPEEIAWRRGYLSGDELRERAEPLVKSGYGTYLLDLLSRGY, encoded by the coding sequence GTGAAAGGCATCATCCTGGCCGGGGGCGCGGGCACGCGACTACACCCCGTCACCGCCGGGGTGTCCAAGCAGCTGATCCCGGTCTACGACAAGCCGATGATCTACTACCCGCTGTCCACGTTGATGCTGGCGGGGATCACCGACATCCTCGTCATCACGACGCCGCTCGACGCGCCGAGTTTCGAACGGCTGCTCGGCGACGGATCGCAGTACGGCGTCTCGATCAGCTATGCCCAGCAGCCGTCGCCCGATGGGTTGGCGCAGGCCTTCACCATCGGTGCTGACTTCCTCGGCGGTGACAGCGTGGCGCTGGTCCTCGGCGACAACCTGCTGTACGGCCCGGGCCTGGGCACGCAGCTGCAGCGGTTCAACAACGTCGACGGCGGCGCGATCTTCGGCTACTGGGTCGCCGAACCCTCGGCCTACGGCGTCATCGAATTCGACGATGCCGGGCATGCGGTTTCGCTCGAGGAAAAGCCGGCGGTGCCAAAGAGCAACTACGCCGTGCCGGGGCTGTACTTCTACAGCAACGACGTGGTGTCGATCGCCCGCGAGCTGAAGCCCAGTGCCCGCGGCGAGTACGAGATCACCGACATCAACCGAACGTACTTGGCGCAGAACCGGTTACGCGTACAGGTGCTGCCGCGCGGCACGGCGTGGCTCGACACCGGGACGTTCGATCAGATGACCGACGCCGCCGAATTCGTGCGGACCATCGAGCGTCGCACCGGTCTGAAAATCGGTGTTCCCGAGGAAATCGCCTGGCGGCGTGGCTATCTCAGCGGCGACGAACTGCGCGAGCGCGCCGAGCCGTTGGTGAAGTCGGGCTACGGCACGTACCTGCTGGACCTGTTGAGCAGGGGGTACTGA
- the rfbB gene encoding dTDP-glucose 4,6-dehydratase translates to MARLLVTGGAGFIGANFVRYVLDHTDHHVTVLDKLTYAGNRESLAGLPEQRMTFVLGDVADAALVDELMAATDVVVHFAAESHNDNSLRDPEPFLHTNVVGTFTLLESVRKHGTRLHHISTDEVYGDLELDDPAKFTERTAYNPSSPYSSTKAGSDLLVRAWVRSFGVRATISNCSNNYGSYQHVEKFIPRQITNVLRGIRPKLYGAGRNVRDWIHVDDHSSAVLTIIEKGRLGETYLIGANGEKDNKTVIEMILTEMGQPADGYDHVTDRAGHDLRYAIDSTKLRTELGWQPKYVDFADGLSATIAWYRDNEAWWRPVKDATEARYASQGQ, encoded by the coding sequence ATGGCGCGGCTGCTGGTCACCGGGGGAGCCGGATTCATCGGCGCCAACTTCGTCCGATACGTCCTGGACCACACCGACCACCACGTCACGGTGCTGGACAAGCTGACTTACGCGGGCAACCGGGAATCCCTTGCGGGCCTGCCCGAACAGCGGATGACGTTCGTCCTGGGTGACGTGGCCGACGCCGCGCTGGTCGACGAGTTGATGGCGGCGACGGACGTCGTGGTGCACTTCGCCGCCGAATCGCACAACGACAACTCGCTGCGCGATCCGGAACCGTTCCTGCATACCAACGTGGTCGGGACGTTCACGCTGCTGGAGTCGGTCCGCAAGCACGGCACCCGGCTGCACCACATCTCGACCGACGAGGTCTACGGCGACCTCGAACTCGACGACCCCGCCAAGTTCACCGAACGCACGGCCTACAACCCGTCGTCGCCCTATTCGTCGACCAAGGCCGGCAGTGATCTGTTGGTCCGGGCGTGGGTGCGTTCGTTCGGCGTGCGCGCCACAATCTCCAACTGCTCCAACAACTATGGGTCCTACCAGCACGTCGAGAAGTTCATTCCACGGCAGATCACCAACGTGCTGCGCGGCATCCGGCCGAAGCTCTACGGCGCGGGCCGCAACGTGCGGGACTGGATCCACGTGGACGACCACTCGTCCGCCGTGCTGACGATCATCGAGAAGGGGCGCCTCGGCGAGACCTATCTGATCGGCGCCAACGGCGAAAAGGACAACAAGACCGTCATCGAGATGATCCTGACGGAGATGGGCCAGCCGGCCGACGGCTACGACCACGTCACGGACCGCGCCGGCCACGACCTGCGCTACGCCATCGATTCGACCAAGCTGCGCACCGAACTCGGTTGGCAGCCAAAGTATGTCGACTTCGCCGACGGGCTGAGCGCCACCATCGCCTGGTATCGCGACAACGAGGCATGGTGGCGACCGGTGAAGGACGCCACCGAAGCGCGCTACGCGAGCCAGGGCCAGTGA
- the rfbD gene encoding dTDP-4-dehydrorhamnose reductase, whose protein sequence is MTEYGKPLSANATPIPGLTIWDLPVHGDNRGWFKESWQREKMMALGLPDFGPVQNNISFNDAAGTTRGIHAEPWDKFVSVATGRIFGAWVDLRDGPTFGAVFTAELDPSRAVFVPRGVGNAFQTLAPDTAYVYLVNDHYSPDAQYVSVNLADETLAIEWPIPLERAELSAKDRTHPRLADIRPVAPRKTLVLGANGQVGRALRAEYGDDPGVEFVTRDDVDLTGDLESALRWQDYDTVINAAAYTAVDAAETPAGRADAWAVNVTAVAALARIATARGLTLVHISSDYVFDGTSDAPYREDDPVAPLGVYGQTKAAGDQIVATVPRHYILRTSWVIGDGRNFVRTMASLAERGVDPSVVDDQVGRLTFTPELARAIRHLTTTRAPFGTYNVTGSGPTTSWADVARRVFELTGHDPARVTGVSTEAYFASATSAVAPRPRNSVLDNQKLESAGFISEAVEDSLARYLSR, encoded by the coding sequence GTGACCGAATACGGAAAACCGTTGTCCGCCAATGCCACACCGATTCCCGGCCTGACCATCTGGGACCTGCCGGTGCACGGAGACAACCGCGGCTGGTTCAAGGAGAGCTGGCAGCGCGAGAAGATGATGGCGCTCGGGCTGCCGGATTTCGGGCCCGTGCAGAACAACATCTCGTTCAACGACGCGGCGGGCACGACCCGCGGCATCCACGCCGAACCGTGGGACAAGTTCGTCTCGGTGGCGACCGGCCGGATCTTCGGCGCCTGGGTCGACCTGCGCGACGGCCCGACGTTCGGGGCGGTGTTCACCGCCGAGCTGGACCCGTCTCGGGCGGTGTTCGTGCCCCGCGGCGTCGGCAACGCGTTTCAGACGCTGGCGCCCGACACCGCGTACGTCTACCTGGTCAACGACCACTATTCGCCTGATGCGCAGTATGTTTCGGTGAATCTGGCCGACGAGACGTTGGCCATCGAATGGCCGATTCCGCTCGAGCGCGCCGAACTCTCGGCCAAGGATCGGACGCATCCCCGGCTGGCAGACATTCGCCCTGTCGCACCGCGAAAGACGTTGGTACTGGGCGCCAATGGCCAAGTCGGCCGGGCCCTGCGCGCTGAATACGGTGATGATCCCGGCGTCGAGTTCGTCACCCGCGACGACGTGGACCTGACCGGTGACCTCGAGTCGGCGTTGCGGTGGCAGGACTACGACACCGTCATCAACGCCGCCGCGTACACCGCCGTGGATGCGGCCGAAACCCCGGCCGGGCGAGCCGACGCCTGGGCCGTCAACGTCACCGCCGTTGCAGCGCTGGCCCGTATCGCGACCGCCCGCGGCCTCACACTGGTGCACATCTCCAGCGACTACGTCTTCGACGGGACTTCCGACGCCCCGTACCGGGAGGACGACCCGGTCGCCCCACTCGGGGTGTACGGCCAGACCAAGGCGGCCGGCGACCAGATCGTCGCGACGGTACCGCGGCACTACATCCTGCGGACCTCGTGGGTGATCGGGGACGGCCGCAACTTCGTCCGGACCATGGCGTCGCTGGCCGAGCGCGGCGTGGACCCGTCCGTGGTGGACGATCAGGTCGGGCGGCTGACGTTCACCCCCGAGCTGGCCCGGGCGATCCGGCACCTGACGACGACCCGCGCGCCGTTCGGGACGTACAACGTCACCGGCTCGGGTCCGACGACGTCATGGGCGGACGTCGCCCGCCGGGTATTCGAGCTCACCGGCCACGATCCGGCGCGGGTGACGGGCGTCAGCACCGAGGCCTATTTCGCCTCGGCGACCAGCGCGGTGGCCCCTCGGCCGCGCAACAGCGTGCTCGACAACCAGAAGCTGGAATCAGCGGGATTCATATCCGAGGCAGTCGAAGACTCGCTGGCGCGCTACCTGAGCCGCTAG